The genomic segment TAGGAAACTTCCCTGGACATTGACTTCCAACTTCCGTCCTTCTGTTTTTCCAAACGCAGTACGTTGTAGCCTTGCATTCTCAGGATCAATTTGGGCGCTTCCCCGGGAACCACCGCAAAAATGTTGGTAGTCCAGTCCTTAAACACATCCTTACCACTAATATCGCCCGTGATCTTCAGCATCGCAAGCTGCGCATCCTCCGCTTTTTTCAAATCGAGGGCATGGGCCGAAGTACCGATCATTGCCAAGGCAACCCCAAGGCCCAGGCTATAGGTTCTTAGTGAGTTCATTCCTAATGTCTCCAAACGATGTTATTTGCGTAGTTCCAATACCTTCGAGCCAACACCACAACAATGATCTTCACGCGATCCCGAAGTCTTTGGCCCCTCGCTTCGGATGTCATCAAGCAGTGCCACAGTGGCTACTAAGCAAGAACACGGCCAGTTAATTGCCGCCCCGAATAAGTCCATGAATTTCCAGATCTGTCACTTCTTACGAAAACTAGCGATTCGCGCCGATGTTTCAATTCGCATGACGCAGTGTTTCAAATATCCAGAGAGCTTGAACCAGCTCTGAAATAAAGGAGATACACAGCATGCACGCATTGACGCGATCCGCCCTATCTTCGAAACATGTCACGTATTTGCGTCTTGCCGTGGCATTCAGAATCAGCGGCTACAAGCGCCGAGTATTCCATTTTCGCCGCCCAGGCATGTGAGCATGATAGCCCCGTGACAAAATTGCCTCACGCCATATTCAGGGGCTTGCCAATTCCCTCCAGTCACCGAGCAATTACGCCTGCAACCTTCCGACCATGGGCGTGAAGGCGGGGTCGTTCCAGGTAATCTTGCACCCACAGGAAAGACTTCGCAGTGCCTGGGTGATATCCACGGACAGCACCTGTGTTGCCAAAGCAGCAAAGTTATCGCCTGCCTGAATCAGTGCCGTGGCCTCCTGTTGCACCTTGCGGGGCGCCGGAGCGGGTGCTATCCGTGCCGACTCGACAGACAAGGGTTGCCACCAGCAGAACAGATGAGACATCCGGGCCCAGTACCAGGCTTCCATGAATTGCCCCCGGTTCGATTCGGACGAAGATCCGGCAGGCTGTCCAGGAAATAATTTCGCTCGGTCTTGCTCAGAGGCAAGGGGTTCTCCAGTTGCAGGCCAATACATTTATTGCCTAGAAGCCACGCAACTTCGATGCCGATGGCTGAGCTTAGGCCAGGTTGCACTATGCCCCGCAGTTCGACTTGTTAGTTCACTGAGGCGTGCAAAAGCAGATTGAAAGACTCACTGAAACACGAACATGATCAATGGGCCGACACATCGATATTTTTTGTGCCCCGGCCAGCACCACCCGGGCTTAGCCAGACTAGGCTGATCAATCCGATAAACAGCATGACGGACAGCCAGTTGTAATCATTTGCTGCCAAGGTCTGGGCCTGAACCATCAGCAGCCTGTCAATCAGCGACAGGGATAGGGCGGGGGCCTCGGCACCAACCGGAGAGACTGAGAGAAATTCCCCTACGCCTGATGAGTCGGGCGTGATATGCGTGATCAAGTCACCTCGATGCAGCATGGTGTGCCGGTCCCAGTAGGTCACGGCGAAGGATGTACCTGTGGCAATTGCCATCAGCCGCGCAAATGATGCCATCCCTGTGGCACTGGCGATCTGCCACTGGCTCAGTCCGCTGAAAATCATCATGCTGCTGGCTAGCGTGAAGCAGGTGGAGCCAATGCCATTGAAAACCTGTGCAAGCAGTACGTGTTCGGGCGCAATGCCCGATGTAAAGCCAGCCCGAAGGCTGGCCGACAGCGCCAGCATCGCCAGCCCACAACTCCCCAGGACCCGCACTCCACCGCGCTGCAATAGTCGATGAGCAAAAGGCTGCATTAGCACAGCCGCAATGCCCCCCGGCGCGACCACGAGACCGGCCCAAGTGGCGGTGTAACCAGCGGACTGCTGCAGCCACAGAGGCAACAACAGCATGTTGCCAAGGTACACGAAGGCCCAGAGACTATTGACGACCACACCCCGCATGAAACTTCGATTGGCGAAGAGTCGAACGTCAACGATGGGATGTTTCTCATACCACTCCCAGATCAGGAAGTACCCCAGCGCCACCAGCGATGTGACTCCCAGCAATTGAATCTCACTCGATTCGAACCAGTTCTGCTCGCGTCCCTTGTCCAGCATGATCTGCAATGCCCCTACCCAGATGCACAACAGCACCAATCCGATAATGTCCACAGGCAGACGGATTCTGGGTGACTCTCGGTCCCGGAATAGTTGCCAGGACAAGGCAGCAACCCCCAGTCCAATCGGGACATTGATATAGAAAATCCAGGGCCAGGAGAAATGTTCCGTAAGCCAACCACCAATGACTGGTCCGACGATGGGAGCGCACATCATTGCCACCATCGAAATCGACATGGCCTGGGCAGTCCGATTGGGTGGATAGGCTTGAAGCAGCAAAGCGAAAGAAACAGGCATCATGGGCGCAACGACCGCCCCCTGCAGGCAGCGGGCGATAATCAACAGCGGCAGACTGTTGGCCAGGCCACAAAGCAGGGAAGTCAGGGCAAACAGCAGCAGTGTGGCAATGAACAAACGAACCTGCCCAACCCTGGCGCTGAGCCATCCGGACAGTGGCGTTACGACGGCACAGGTAACCGCAAAGGATGTGATCACCCAGGTTGCTTGGGGTGGAGATACCCCCAAATCCCCAGCAATGGACGGCAGTGCCAGATACGCCACTGACATTTCCAGGGTATTGACGAAGCCCACAATGGCAATTACCAAACTGACCCAGATACGGCGTATGCCCTCTATCGGCGGCAGATGATGTCCTTCTAGCGCCATGTGTGCTGCCTAAGGGTAACGATTGCAAGAGGCCGATTGCGACGCTGGAACCAACGTTTATGCGCTGTCCGAATGGTCCACAAAGTCATTCCCACTGGAGGTGGACAGAGCATCACGAGCCTCTAATTGGACAGAAAGACCTCTTAAGGAATATTTCAGCTGACACAAATATCGTCTTCTGGAAACTCATCATCGATTACGTACCTGCATGCCGGCTACCAAACGATCTCCAGCAATTCCCCGTCGGGACCTCTCGGTACTTCCACGGTCCGACCGCAATAGGGCATTTCGGTGCGTACCCTCGGTAGTGAGAGCCATAAAGCAGCCTCAGGTGGTCGGGATACCAGCACCGAAACCAGCGCGATGCTAGGGTTTAGGCTCGCGGGGGCGCGGGGCTTTGCACGGCCTTGCCGTGGATACTGATCGACCTCAAGCAGCACGTTTCGGCCGGATCGACAGGTGCTAAAGCGGTGAAACGTCTCTGACGGTAGCACGAATGCCTCGCTGATAATTTGATAGGCGCAGTTCCAGTTGCCGCCAGTCTCCAGATCCAGTAACCGGTTGTAGTACCGGATGCTTTCTATTTGGTTGTGATTCGCAAGTACAGCGATAAAGACCCGGTCCACCTTACAGCGGGCCACTGGCAGATCACTCACGGTACTGGGCCGAAGAATTTGGATGAAACGCAGCCATTCCCCGGCAAAGCCCTTCGCCTGCAGGGCGTAGAGGTCGTTGCTGATTTCAAGGCATTCCGGTGGACTAAGGATCTTCAGGCCATGGTCGGCTACCAGTTCATGCAAAGTATCCGCGTCGGCCACTGAGAACTCCAGGGCATTCCAGCCAAAGTGCCGGCCCGGCTCATAATCAGCGGGGTGCGTTGCTTGCACCAAGCGCAGAAACACCGGAGCATTGCGGGGTGGCCGGAGTAGGCAGCAGGCGGCGCCACGCATGGCCGGCGCATCCCACGCCAGGGCCTCAAGCTCTCCGACCAGGCCTTCCGAGACCAGCACCTGGCCCAAAATATTCCCATAAAAGGCCATGGCCTGTTGTAGATCAGGCACACAGAGGGTCGCTCCCAATAGTTCTGTGCCTGGATTCTCTGCCAGCCTGGCCTCCACTCGCATGCTAGTCGGCAGCTACCGGCAGCCAGGGACGACGCTGAGCACGAGAGGCCTCATAGGCCTTGATCTGATCAACATGGCTCAACAGGGTAACGCCGATTTCGTCCAGGCCATTGAGCAGGCAATATTTTCGATAGGCATCTATCTCAAAAGGAATGGCCCACCCCGACGAGGTCAAAATGACCTGCCGCTCCAAATCGATGCGGAAACTACATCCCGGTTGTGCCTGAACCTGTGCAAAGAGCTGGTCCACACGAGCTTCCGGTAGTTTGATCGGCAACAATCCATTCTTGAAACAGTTGGAGTAGAAAATATCGGCGAAACTTGGCGCAATAACGCAGCGAATCCCGAAATCCCGCAGTGCCCAGGGGGCATGCTCGCGGCTGGAGCCGCAGCCAAAATTGTCGCGCGCGAGCAGAATGGCTGCGCCGGAAAAGGCCGGCTGATTCAGCACAAAGTCAGGGTTTTTTGTCCGCCCTTCGTTGCCTTTGCGCGGATCGTAGACATCCAGATAACGCCATTCATCGAAAAGATTTTCGCCGAATCCTGTGCGTCGGATCGATTTTAAAAACTGTTTCGGGATGATCGCGTCGGTGTCGACGTTAGGTCGATCCAAGGGCGCTACAACAGCGTCCAGCGTAGTAAATTTTTCCATTGTCACTCCCGGATATCCACAAAATGTCCGGCGATCGCTGCCGCAGCCGCCATGGCCGGGCTCACCAGATGGGTTCTACCGCCAGCTCCCTGGCGACCCTCGAAATTCCTGTTGGAAGTAGAGGCGCAACGCTCGCCGGGGCGGAGCTGATCCGCATTCATGCCCAGACACATGGAGCAACCGGGCTCGCGCCACTGAAAGCCTGCCGCAATGAACAGTTGGTCCAGCCCTTCTTTCTCGGCCTGGGCCTTGACCAACCCGGATCCAGGAACCACCAAGGCTTCCACTACCGATGAAGCAACCTTCCGTCCCTTAATCTGCGCAGCGGCAGAACGGAGATCCTCAATCCTGGAATTGGTACACGAGCCGATGAATACACGGTCGACGGTAATCTCGCTGACGGGCACGCCCGCTCGGAGCCCCATATAGTCGAGCGCCCGCTGGTAGGCTGCCCGCTGCACCTGATCCACCTGCTGTGCCGGATCCGGCACCCGCTCGGCAATCGATAACACCATTTCCGGCGAGGTTCCCCACGTGACCTGAGGCGCTATGGTGGAAACATCAATACGGATATCCCGGTCAAAAGTCGCGCCCTCATCACTGCGCAACTGCAACCAGTCGTAGCAGGCAGCCTCCCACAGTTCTCCTTGCGGGGCGTATGGCCGGCCTTTGACGTAATTCAAAGTGATTTCATCTACCGCCACCATGCCGGAACGGGCCCCGGCCTCGATAGCCATGTTGCACAGGGTCATCCGCCCCTCAATGGACATCTTACGTACCACGGGGCCATTAAACTCGATCACATGGCCGGTGCCACCTGCCGTGCCGATCTGGCCGATCAGATGGAGGGCTAGATCTTTGGCGCTGACGCCCGGAGATAGCGTGCCGTCGAAAGAGACCCGCATGGTCTTGGCTTTTTGCAGCCAAAGGGTCTGGGTGGCCATAGCATGTTCAACCTCGGAAGTACCAATGCCAAAGGCAAGGCAGCCCAAGGCCCCGTGGGTGCTGGTATGGGAGTCACCGCAGACGATGGTCATTCCGGGCAAAGACCCCCCTTGCTCCGGTGATAACACATGAAGGATGCCCTGACGGACATCATCGAGACGAAACTCGGTCACCCCGAATTCGGCACAGTTGGCATCCAGGGTGGCCAGTTGAGCGCGAGATTCCGGATCTGAAATGATATGGCGATCCAGCGTTGGGACATTGTGATCGGGCGAGGCTAGATTGGCCGCGATGCGCCAGACCTTGCGCCCGGCCAGGCGCAGGCCCTCGAAGGCTTGGGGTGAGGTAACCTCATGGATCAGTTGGCGGTCGATATAGATTAGCGTTGATCCATCATCTGCTTGATGGATCAGATGGTCATTCCACAATTTGTCGTACAAGGTTTTTTTCTTCATCATCTTTTCTCAGCGAGACAGATAGGCCCAGGGCCGTATCTGACGGTCATTCAACTGAAATGCCTCAATTTGCTCAATGTTTTCCAGGGTGAGGGCAATAGGGTCAAGTCCCTTCAGGAGCATTTCGCGGGCCAGTGGCTCCAGGGCAAATTGATGACAATGCCCTTGAGCCGTGGTGACGGTCATCTGCAACAGACTCACTTCCAGCAGTTGCTTCTGGGGATCATTAATTGTCTCCAGGGCAATTGCCTCCACCGTGCGCTTGTCCAGCACTACCGGTAACAGTCCATTCCGTACGCAGTTGGAGAAAAATATGGAACCGAAACTGGGTGCGATTACCACCCGTATGCCATATTCCGCCAAAGCCCATACCGCATGCTCCCGGGAGGAGCCGCAGCCAAAGTTCTCACCAGTCAGCAGAATCGAGGTATTCCGCTGCTGGGGACGGTTCAACACAAAATCCGGATTTTCTTCTCGGCTATTCGGGTCCAAGTAGCGCCAGCCGGCAAACAATCCACGCCCCAGACCTGATTTGGCGACGGCCTTGATTTCCCTGGAAGGAATAATCACGTCGGTATCAATGTTGTCGCGAATGAGCGCAGATACGACGCCATGATGAACTTCAAACTTCGTCATCTTTTCCCTCCAGAAACCGCCGGGGATCACAGATGTGTCCGGTCAATGCCGAGGCGGCAGCCGTCAATGGACTGGCCAGATGGGTACGCGTACCTGGTCCCTGGCGCCCCTCGAAATTCCGGTTGGTGGTACTGATCACTCGCGCCTTTTCTCCCATATGTTCTCCTCCGGCGTAGAAGCACATGGAGCAGCCTGGCTCACGCCACTCAAAACCCGCTGCCCGGAAGATTTTGTCGAGTCCTTCCGCCTCGGCTGCGCGCTTCACCCGAGCCGAGCCTGGAACGCAGATGGCACGCAGGCCTGGTGCCACTTTCCGCCCTTGCAGAATCCTTGCGGCCGCCCGCAGATCCGACAGACGACTGTTGGTACATGAGCCGATGAACACAGCATCGATGGGAATGACTTCCATTGGTACCCCTGCCGCCACCCCCATGTAAGCAAGCGCCTTCTGTGCCGAAGCCCCGGAGGTACCCGCAGCCATCGTCTCCGGATCGGGCACCCGATCCATCACTGCAACCGCGTGCTGTGGGCTGGTTCCCCACGTGACCATCGGTGATATCTGATCGCAATCAAGAGACAGTTCCAGGTCGTAATGGCAGCCGGGGTCGCTTTTCAAGAATCGCCAAGATTCCACAGCCGCGTCCCAGGCAGCGCCCCGGGGCGCGTAAGGCCGGCCAGCGAGATAGTCGAAGACCT from the Denitratisoma oestradiolicum genome contains:
- a CDS encoding DHA2 family efflux MFS transporter permease subunit — encoded protein: MALEGHHLPPIEGIRRIWVSLVIAIVGFVNTLEMSVAYLALPSIAGDLGVSPPQATWVITSFAVTCAVVTPLSGWLSARVGQVRLFIATLLLFALTSLLCGLANSLPLLIIARCLQGAVVAPMMPVSFALLLQAYPPNRTAQAMSISMVAMMCAPIVGPVIGGWLTEHFSWPWIFYINVPIGLGVAALSWQLFRDRESPRIRLPVDIIGLVLLCIWVGALQIMLDKGREQNWFESSEIQLLGVTSLVALGYFLIWEWYEKHPIVDVRLFANRSFMRGVVVNSLWAFVYLGNMLLLPLWLQQSAGYTATWAGLVVAPGGIAAVLMQPFAHRLLQRGGVRVLGSCGLAMLALSASLRAGFTSGIAPEHVLLAQVFNGIGSTCFTLASSMMIFSGLSQWQIASATGMASFARLMAIATGTSFAVTYWDRHTMLHRGDLITHITPDSSGVGEFLSVSPVGAEAPALSLSLIDRLLMVQAQTLAANDYNWLSVMLFIGLISLVWLSPGGAGRGTKNIDVSAH
- a CDS encoding VOC family protein, giving the protein MPDLQQAMAFYGNILGQVLVSEGLVGELEALAWDAPAMRGAACCLLRPPRNAPVFLRLVQATHPADYEPGRHFGWNALEFSVADADTLHELVADHGLKILSPPECLEISNDLYALQAKGFAGEWLRFIQILRPSTVSDLPVARCKVDRVFIAVLANHNQIESIRYYNRLLDLETGGNWNCAYQIISEAFVLPSETFHRFSTCRSGRNVLLEVDQYPRQGRAKPRAPASLNPSIALVSVLVSRPPEAALWLSLPRVRTEMPYCGRTVEVPRGPDGELLEIVW
- the leuD gene encoding 3-isopropylmalate dehydratase small subunit — its product is MEKFTTLDAVVAPLDRPNVDTDAIIPKQFLKSIRRTGFGENLFDEWRYLDVYDPRKGNEGRTKNPDFVLNQPAFSGAAILLARDNFGCGSSREHAPWALRDFGIRCVIAPSFADIFYSNCFKNGLLPIKLPEARVDQLFAQVQAQPGCSFRIDLERQVILTSSGWAIPFEIDAYRKYCLLNGLDEIGVTLLSHVDQIKAYEASRAQRRPWLPVAAD
- the leuC gene encoding 3-isopropylmalate dehydratase large subunit, whose translation is MKKKTLYDKLWNDHLIHQADDGSTLIYIDRQLIHEVTSPQAFEGLRLAGRKVWRIAANLASPDHNVPTLDRHIISDPESRAQLATLDANCAEFGVTEFRLDDVRQGILHVLSPEQGGSLPGMTIVCGDSHTSTHGALGCLAFGIGTSEVEHAMATQTLWLQKAKTMRVSFDGTLSPGVSAKDLALHLIGQIGTAGGTGHVIEFNGPVVRKMSIEGRMTLCNMAIEAGARSGMVAVDEITLNYVKGRPYAPQGELWEAACYDWLQLRSDEGATFDRDIRIDVSTIAPQVTWGTSPEMVLSIAERVPDPAQQVDQVQRAAYQRALDYMGLRAGVPVSEITVDRVFIGSCTNSRIEDLRSAAAQIKGRKVASSVVEALVVPGSGLVKAQAEKEGLDQLFIAAGFQWREPGCSMCLGMNADQLRPGERCASTSNRNFEGRQGAGGRTHLVSPAMAAAAAIAGHFVDIRE
- the leuD gene encoding 3-isopropylmalate dehydratase small subunit → MTKFEVHHGVVSALIRDNIDTDVIIPSREIKAVAKSGLGRGLFAGWRYLDPNSREENPDFVLNRPQQRNTSILLTGENFGCGSSREHAVWALAEYGIRVVIAPSFGSIFFSNCVRNGLLPVVLDKRTVEAIALETINDPQKQLLEVSLLQMTVTTAQGHCHQFALEPLAREMLLKGLDPIALTLENIEQIEAFQLNDRQIRPWAYLSR